tggaagcatattatttttaaattgtgcattgcactgagaaaactttaacagaaaatattaaattaaatttacagatcgaataaatttttggagTCGAAAGTTTTTTCGCTTAAATTTCGcgttattatcatttttattaatagTTAATTGTTATAATGCATAGCGATTGTTGGGGGTTATTCGACGGGTTAACTGTTCTCCGTTATGTGACGCCAAAGTCGACATGCTGGTTGAAGATGCCATACAGCAGCAACAGGGCCACGCAGTTTCGAGCAACCAGCAACCTGGTCAGGTGGTGGATGCAGCAAGAACTTCTGTGCAGTTGCAGCCGGAATCATCCGAAATTCagcggaacttttttttttttttttttttttttttttttttttttttttttttttttttttttttttttttgtagcggcccaccacactcccccacaccaaaaggctcaattgagccccctggtaatggacgctactgttctcagcatgtctggcagcaatgaataataaaagttaacgcgagcaaattttaatcatgctgagaacacaaaattgtttaatgtcgtgcgaggaaatgtattatttaactaaattgacaacaatatgaatctcaatggaaaataatttcctttgaagagattcattatactatatttactattacactaattatatttactaattttatcaagttatgttcaataatttaataagataaaaactTGCGCGAAATATGCCAGCTGCTGTGGAGTTCCACGATCAAACAGGAGGTTCTCCGCCGCTGGTTTAAGACTTCGGCTTCAGTGAGTCGGAACCGTTTGCCCTGGTGCAGCGCAGCGAGAAGGAGGATTGTATGCGTCATTGCCCCGGTTCAAACCTATCTGCTAAAGATGCTGCTCATGGATCCGGTCAGACGGTgaagttttttcttctatctgCTGCGTACTTTTCCAAGCTGTACGGagggtagaaaaaaatttaaaaaaaataaattttcgctaaataaacagttttttcacttACCTTCATCGCTTACGTTGTTGTTACTCGATGCTGGTCAATTGCAAGTTCTGCACTGTTCAAAATTATGCTGATTCCGACGACCCACTCGGCTACAAAGAACAAACCCTGGGCCACCGATTCCGAGGGCCTAAATTTTCACCTCTTTTGACCCAGCACAGAATACTTCCAAAATGGCTCTATATAATCTTCGACACATTTCCGATCCCCCGGCGAACAAAATTCCGTCCGCACATTCGACCGAATCAAAAGAAGAGCCACAATTGCTTAATTAATTAGCaaattgtttaccaaaattacaaaattttaataaacatcgTTTGTTTAACTTAGCCTTAAAtcgtagatttttttcagtgcatgtttgctctcgcccctttctagtgagcaaatttggtgattttgtcggtcccgacggcaacggccctattttgctcaccctcatactaacccccggtgcggtatgagAGTGATCAAacgcgtgagcattttcactatactcgcgattgctgcggatgcccttagAACATAAGTATTTAAAATGTGACTCACCAAAGCTCGATGTTggtttaattcaaaaaattaaaacaatatcatttccttaattttttttttcgtgcaaAATGAAATAATAGTGAAATAActatacaaaaatattcaaacacctttttgtagattttaagaaaaagtgaaGTAAAATAAAGTAGTTTTTCTTCAGCTGAATTCCGATATCATCGTCTTCCAACAGCCAACtgacactgatttttttttctaaaaaaatgtttttgaacaattttaacttCGAATTTCTCAGCATTCCAAGGTTTTAAGGTTAACCTTATCCTTAACTTAATCTCAAGCCAAATAGTTAgccttttttgaaaatcgaGTCTTGATCTACGAAACCGACAACATACTTGAGCTTGTGCTCTGGAATGCAGGTTGGTATAATGAGTTGATAACGCTTAAACAACCTGTAGCTGCTCATTTAGTAGGATTTAaagacgatatcgtgctcacgATCACCgacgaaacaatcgaggagttAGAAGGCCTTGTATCGGTGTCTGTAGAAAGCTTTGCCATCTAGATGGaaggagttaagcttcagataacCCTACATAGaaccgaagttctgctcgtgactaGCAAAAAAGTTGTGCCGCGcgtggagattactgttggaagacacacgacatcttcgaaacagcagctggaGAACCTAGGAGTAGAAGTAACGGTCGAGAaacgcttaagttttggtgcgcatgtcaaatactgttgtgagaGTGCATCGGAAGCCATCGACTCATTGCCCTGGATTATGCCTAACTGTCTTGGTCCAAAGAGAAGCAAGAGGCGTCTCCATGCAaacgtagcactgtcgaaactacgatacggaagAGTGTCCTGAAGCTCTACCTTTACCTTAACATTTActtttacctttacctttacctttacctttacctttacctttacctttacctttacctttacctttacctttacctttacctttacctttacctttacctttacctttatctttatctttacctttacctttacctttacctttacctttacctttacctttacctttacctttacctttacctttacctttacctttacctttacctttacctttacctttacctttacctttacctttacctttacctttacctttacctttacctttacctttacctttacctttacctttacctttacctttacctttacctttacctttacctttacctttacctttacctttacctttacctttacctttacctttacctttacctttacctttacctttacctttacctttacctttacctttacctttacctttacctttacctttacctttacctttacctttacctttacctttacctttacctttacctttacctttacctttacctttacctttacctttacctttacctttacctttacctttacctttacctttacctttacctttacctttacctttacctttacctttacctttacctttacctttacctttacctttacctttacctttacctttacctttacctttacctttacctttacctttacctttacctttacctttacctttacctttacctttacctttacctttacctttacctttacctttacctttaacCTTTACCTTTAACCTTGATCTGCTTTATTGAAGGCCGCAATATGTTAAgacttttgataaaaaataaatttaaaaaagagataggattattgtgaaaaacaacaacatatttttcttcaaatttccatattttttgggccaatctacaaaatggaTATGTTCGGTTTTCTAAATTTGATCATGATCCATACATCCATTTCTACCCTAATACATAGTTTTATTAGTCCGGTGATTACTGAGTTTTAAAATGATTGCATGATTAATCTATAAATTAAAACatgcatagttttttttaacattaaatacTGATGTTCGTTGCTTCTTTCCAGCATCCTCCATGTAAGGAAATCGATTTACTCGTCGAAAACCTTCTGCTCGAGGATGGAATCCTATTTCCAGGATGGCTAGATCTAAGAGACGTCGTTGGTGTGACGACGCTAACGATTAGGCAGTCCAAAATCTCCGAAATCGAACCTGGATCCTTCGAGGTGGTAGCCTTACGTAATACTACACAACTCACACTAGACAGCCTGGAAATTTGGAGGCTGAAGCAGGATGTCTTCACAGGATTTGAGTGTTTAGAGGAGCTTAGCTTGAAAAATCTATCGCTCACTTTCGTTGATCCTCAGGTGCTGGATCCAGTGAAGTCTACATTGCGTACGTTGCTGGTAGAATCCAGCTTGCAAGGCATAAGCCCTCGTGCATTTACGGGATCAGTGATGCTGGATCAATTGCAAAATGCGTTTCTAAGGTTCAACAATTATAGCAACGGTATTGAAGACGACGCCTTTTGCATGGCTCCTATGCTGAAGAACCTCTATTTGAGTGATTCGGGACTTACTCAGCTGAGCAAGGGATTGATCGATAACATTGGCAGTGTTGTGGAACAAATTCATTTGCAGCGAAATCTACTGAAGACAATCGAATTCGGCACTTTTGAAAGACTAATCGACAGAgacgtgaaaatttatttgaacggAAATTTATTCGATTGTAGTTGCTCTTTAGTATATCTGCAAAACACGATTCGTGACAATGAGGGgttgtttgatgaaattttatgcCACGAACCAGATAATTTTGCTGATCAACTGGtatctgaatcagaattttgttttccaatgcCTACAGACAGCACACCCGGTACAAGTGCCGGTACTACTACGGAATTCGATGATACAACCACCACAGTAGAAACTGATACAACAGAAACATCTACCATAGCGGATACTACAGAGACATCTACATTGGATAATGCTTCAAAATTACTTACATTGCAGTGCGCAAAAGAGTTGTTTCTGATAAACTCAAACGTTATATCGGTCATCGGCTCAACGCAGGATATCACCCGCAGATCTAAAATATTCGCCATAACCGAAATTGACGAAGGTGTCGTGGAAATCATCTTTGACAAGCGGTATTGCGATTCAACGATTGTCTGGTTCTACGATACTGCTAGTGACAGAACTCCGTTTAGCTGGAACATCGAAGAGGCTGCCCTGTGTTTGGACATCTACGAAAACGCCATTCGGATACCCAATCTTCATCCCGGTTTGAATTACGTCTTCTGCGTGCTGCATCCGCACGAGTCTTCGATTTCTCCCTTCGATTGTCTACCCCATCAAATGTTGCCGATCAGGGGTCATCGAACGTGGCTGGTGGCGAATGATAAGGTTAAAGTAATCAGCCTCCTGATATCATCGATTTTGGTGGCCGTTATGGTTGGGGTGCTCTTCACGTACTTCTGCTTGAAACGATTCATAACGCATCAGAAATGTTAGTATTTCTTTGTTATAAATATTTGGTATTGACATTTGGGGGAATTACTatcatgtaaaaaaaactacagcacGCTGGTGAGATCTTATAAGTCAATCAATTCTtgtattctttaattttttcagcatccaAACAGGTTATTAC
This sequence is a window from Uranotaenia lowii strain MFRU-FL chromosome 3, ASM2978415v1, whole genome shotgun sequence. Protein-coding genes within it:
- the LOC129756850 gene encoding uncharacterized protein LOC129756850 isoform X2, coding for MFMRCGTVYCSFLLTLVLYYLAKTRGEDSHERISSNSTGNNVVEFQIKYGEGFQYQNYRGNSQYWVDSSCSIGPGCLITCKNMLVDSINDRILAFFRHPPCKEIDLLVENLLLEDGILFPGWLDLRDVVGVTTLTIRQSKISEIEPGSFEVVALRNTTQLTLDSLEIWRLKQDVFTGFECLEELSLKNLSLTFVDPQVLDPVKSTLRTLLVESSLQGISPRAFTGSVMLDQLQNAFLRFNNYSNGIEDDAFCMAPMLKNLYLSDSGLTQLSKGLIDNIGSVVEQIHLQRNLLKTIEFGTFERLIDRDVKIYLNGNLFDCSCSLVYLQNTIRDNEGLFDEILCHEPDNFADQLVSESEFCFPMPTDSTPGTSAGTTTEFDDTTTTVETDTTETSTIADTTETSTLDNASKLLTLQCAKELFLINSNVISVIGSTQDITRRSKIFAITEIDEGVVEIIFDKRYCDSTIVWFYDTASDRTPFSWNIEEAALCLDIYENAIRIPNLHPGLNYVFCVLHPHESSISPFDCLPHQMLPIRGHRTWLVANDKVKVISLLISSILVAVMVGVLFTYFCLKRFITHQKSSKQVITEVTIENTAPTQYYMTPVAHERKFSMHKRSASETSLESCRSYVSATQFRYIAWKLGAANHKSTTFSNSGGIDSFPREPPPPPLPPHPYSSKRNSEQQSTTINVNFQEHQIYSEPFYVESLPPFCQRCSGVSASCSHGVAP
- the LOC129756850 gene encoding uncharacterized protein LOC129756850 isoform X1; protein product: MFMRCGTVYCSFLLTLVLYYLAKTRGEDSHERISSNSTGNNVVEFQIKYGEGFQYQNYRGNSQYWVDSSCSIGPGCLITCKNMLVDSINDRILAFFRHPPCKEIDLLVENLLLEDGILFPGWLDLRDVVGVTTLTIRQSKISEIEPGSFEVVALRNTTQLTLDSLEIWRLKQDVFTGFECLEELSLKNLSLTFVDPQVLDPVKSTLRTLLVESSLQGISPRAFTGSVMLDQLQNAFLRFNNYSNGIEDDAFCMAPMLKNLYLSDSGLTQLSKGLIDNIGSVVEQIHLQRNLLKTIEFGTFERLIDRDVKIYLNGNLFDCSCSLVYLQNTIRDNEGLFDEILCHEPDNFADQLVSESEFCFPMPTDSTPGTSAGTTTEFDDTTTTVETDTTETSTIADTTETSTLDNASKLLTLQCAKELFLINSNVISVIGSTQDITRRSKIFAITEIDEGVVEIIFDKRYCDSTIVWFYDTASDRTPFSWNIEEAALCLDIYENAIRIPNLHPGLNYVFCVLHPHESSISPFDCLPHQMLPIRGHRTWLVANDKVKVISLLISSILVAVMVGVLFTYFCLKRFITHQKSSKQVITEVTIENTAPTQYYMTPVAHESFSRQILNPTFFFPGNSPCTNAAPRKPVWKAVAATFPPPSSGTSLGSSERQIIRVPPSQTREVSTVFRGNHRRLHFRRIRTAANGTASSNLPRSMLTSRSIRFTASLSTLKVCRHFVNGARGCLRAALMAWRLEQLEFALISKFIYCSFKTATFT